The genomic window CAGAACCCGGAAGACAAGACAGCAGTGACTTCCTCTCGGCCCCGTGCCGCTGTGACGACGGGCCCTGGCGGAACGACCGCCTCGAATACTGCATCAGCCGTTCCACCAAAGAAGAAAACTCCAGAGCTCGTCCCGGATGACGGCAGCCGCCCGCCAGCCACTGCGGTACACCCGGCGGGAACGGCACAACGCGCTCCGGCATCCGCCCAGTCAGGGCCTGAAAGCGCCCCAGTCCGGCGAAATGCACCAGCCACCTCCTCCGGGACGCCTCCTACCGTTCTGCCAAGGACCACAATTGTAACGGATGGTCCGCTGCCATCCGGCGCGCGAAAGATCAGGCCGCCTGTCCCTGGAACTACGGCAACCACGCCCCAAAAGCCGACAGTACAGCCACGCAAAGGGCCGCAACTGGTTCCTGATGACGGCAGCCGTCCTCCGGACTCCATGCTGCACAAGCCAGTCAAACCCCAGACGCAATCCTCCACGCAGCCTGCGGGAGGCCCACAGAGGTAAGGTATGCTCTCTGCTGCAACCCGCTCCGATCCGGAAATCCAGACGCATCCTTTCTTGGTCTATGTGCTGGCGCCCCTTCTTGCTTTGGGCCTGCAGTCATTTCTGGTCCTGCATTTTCACAGCTTTGCCATTTTGGACCTACCTCTGCTGGTGACCATCTACTTTGCCATCTCCCATCGGCATCCGGTTGTGGGCACCATCACGGGTGCGCTGATCGGCATCGCACAGGACGCGCTGACACGCCAGCCGCTGGGCATCTTTGGCATCTGTAAATCCATCGTCGGGTATCTTGCCGCATCCCTGGGCGTTCGCATTGACACGGAAAACCACCTCACTCGGCTCATCCTTACCTTCTGCTTTGTCTTTCTGCACAGCGGAATCGATTGGCTGCTAGTGCGGCGTCTGCTGGCGCAGCCCTTTGTATGGGGCTGGCTGCACGAATCCCTCCGCGCCATTCTGAATGCCTTGGCGGCAGTTGTGCTCTTTGCTCTTTTGGATAAAACCAGAAGGCGCGAGTACTGATCGCCGTACGCTACTCCACTGCTGCATCGAGGACCGGCGTCTTGAGCCCTTGCAGGCTACGTCCAGGTGCTCCGTCCAGATCAAAGACGATGACCTCGTTGTCCCCTGCCTTCAGCCATGGGCCAGGAACATAAAGCGTCTTCTGCGGCCCGATGTTCCAGATCCGGCCCAGCGCATGTCCATTCAGCCAGACCTCTCCCTTGGTGAAGGCGCTGGTGTCCAGGAAGGTATCAGCAGGCTTTTCTACGTGGAAGGCGGCGCGGTAAAAACAGGCCCCCGTACAGGGAGCGCTGCCGTAACGCAGGGCCCCTGGATTCGTCATGGGTAGAGAATAGATCTCCCAGCCGGTGAGTGGTTTGCCGGCCAGCGTCACCTGCTTCGTGATGCCCTTGCGCTCCCCGCGCAACACTTTGGTGAAGTTCACCCGCCCAGTATTTTCAACCAGGATGTCCAGCTGCGCGCTTGCTGCCGCGACCTTCAGCGGAAGCGAGTCCTGGTCCAGTCGACGGTCGAGCTTGCCCATGAGCTTTCCATCTAGATAAATCTGCGCGTAATCATGGAGCTGGTCGAGCACCAGATCGCCGTTCACCGGGCCTTTCAGCCTTGTCCGATAAAGGATGTATCCGTATGCCTGCCCGATGTCTTCCATGGAAAGCGGCCCTTGGCTTTGTACTGGCCGAGGAAGGTTCGCCCAAAGCGAGGCCGATTGTGCCAGATTAAAGGCCGGGACCTCCATCGGCGGGGCAAATGGAGGCACAGGAGGAGGGGTCTTTCCAGTGGCTTTCGCGATGGTGTCACGAAAGAGAAAATATTTCGGTGTAGGCCGTCCGCTCTCATCGAGCGGTGCGTCGTAGTCGTAACTGGTGACGTCCGGCTCATAATTTTTACCATTGGAATTGGCGCCATTCATCCATCCAAAACTGGTGCCGCCATGAAACATATACAGGCTGATGGAGTAGCCTTGGCGCAGGGTCCAGTCCAGATCAGCATTCTGCTGCCGGGCGTCCGTGCGCGCATGTTTTGCTCCCCAATGGTCAAACCATCCGTCCCAGTATTCGCTATTCATCCACGGCCCGTCAGGACGCAGCTTTTTGAGCGTGGCAAAACCCTTTTGCGACTCTCCCGGGCCAAAGTTGATGGCAGCGGGCAGCTCGGGCAGCGAACCGTCCGGCACCTGCTCTGGTCCATCTGCGGTATAAAGCTGCGCACGGGTGAATCCGGCATCCACAAACATCTGGTGAATGTCTTCCATGTATTGATGGTCTTGACCAAAAGACCCGTACTCGTTTTCCACCTGGACCAGAATGATGGGACCGCCATTGCCGATCTGCAACGGGGCCAGCTCCTGTCCCAGACGCATCATCCAGCGCCGCGCGGCGGCAAGAAATTTCGGATCGCGGGAACGGACCACCATATCGTGGTCTTTCAGCAGCCATGCCGGATAGCCGCCGAAGTCCCATTCCGCGCAGGCATAAGGACCAGGGCGAAGAATTAAATACAAACCTTCCTGCTGCGCTTCGCGAATAAATTCAGCCACATCCTTGTCTCCGGAAAAGTCATACACTCCCGGGCTGGTCTCATGTATGTTCCAGAAAACATAGGTGGTAATGGTGTTCAGGCCCATGGCCTTGGCCATGCGCAGACGATCACGCCAATAAGCACGCGGAATACGCGCATAGTGCATCTCGCCGGAGATGACCTGGAAGGGTTGACCATCCAGCGTGAACTGGCCGTTTTCTGCCCGGAAAGAATGCGCGGCCGCAGCAGGGGACGGCGGGATGATGAAACCGGTTGCACAGAGAAGGACTACGACGAAGATACGTTTCATGCTTGCGGCTTCTCCTGACGGTGGCGAAAAGACAGTGTATCAGCGCAAGACGGACCATCTCGAAGGAACTGCAGAGTCACGGATCTAATGGCTCAAAGCAGGCAATCGGCCCATTCCTGCATCTGAGTGAGTAAAACAGAGAATGAGGGACCCTCATGCCGAATCCGACCCGTTTTGTCTGCGTCCATGGCCACTTCTATCAGCCTCCTCGGGAAAATCCCTGGCTGGAGCAGGTAGAAACGCAGGACTCCGCCGCCCCCTTCCATGACTGGAATGAGCGCATCACCTCAGAGTGCTATGCACCCAACGGCGCTTCACGCATCGTGGACCAGAAGGGTGAGATCATCCGCATCCTGAACAACTATGCCCACATCAGCTTCAATTTCGGGCCCACTCTGCTTTCCTGGCTGGAAGCCTTTGCCCCCCGCACATACCGCATGATTCTGGAGGCCGACCATGCCAGCCAGAGAAAATTCTCCGGTCATGGCTCAGCCATGGCCCAGGTCTATAACCACATCATCATGCCGCTGGCATCGCGGCGCGACCGGATTACTCAGATCCGTTGGGGCATCGCCGATTTCGAGCACCGCTTCGGACGCAAGCCCGAAGGCATGTGGCTGGCTGAAACTGCCGTGGATTCGGAAACCCTGGAGCTGCTGGCCGACCATGGCATTGCCTTTACCGTGCTGGCGCCGCACCAGTGCGCGCGGATGCGCCCTCTGGGAGAAGATGCGAATGCTCCCTGGACAGAGTGCACTGGTACTCCCGTAGACACGCGGCATCCCTACCTGGTTCGCCTCAGGAACGGCAAAAGCATTGCCGTCTTTTTTTATGATGGAGAACGTTCCCGCGCCGTGGCCTTTGAAGGTCTCTTAAACAGCGGCGAAACGTTTGCTTCACGCCTCCTGGGCGGATTCCAGGATACTTCGGAACCGCAACTGGTCCACATTGCCACCGATGGTGAGAGCTATGGCCACCACCACAAATATGGTGAAATGGCCCTGGCCTATGCTCTCAAGCTCATCGAAAGCTCGCCCGATGTGGCCCTCACAAATTACGGCGAGTTCCTCGAAAAATTTCCGCCGCAGTGGGAAGCGCAGATTGCAGAAAACACCTCCTGGAGCTGTGCGCACGGGGTCGAGCGCTGGCGGTCCAACTGCGGCTGCAATGCAGGCCATCCCGGATGGAACCAGGAATGGCGTGGGCCGCTGCGCGAGGCCCTGGACTGGCTCCGCGACGCTGTTGCCCCTCTTACCGAAGAGGCAGCGCGTCCCCTCTTTGCCGACATCTGGACCGCACGCGATGCTTATATTCAGGTGGTCCTGGACCGCACCGGTACCGACAGCTTCTTTAAGAAATACGGGACCCATGCCTTTAGCCCGGACGAGCGCATTCGGGCACTCAAACTGCTGGAGCTTCAGCGTCATGCTCTGCTGATGTATACCAGTTGCGGCTGGTTCTTTGATGAAATCTCTGGCATTGAAACGGTACAGGTCATTGCCTATGCCGCCCGCGTCCTGCAACTGGCGGCACAGCTCTTTGGCCCCAAAGGAGCGGCGCTGGAAGAGCCTTTCCTTGAGGTTCTGCGTCGGGCCAAGAGCAACCTGCCGCAGGAAGGCGATGGGGCCACGATCTACCAGCGTAGGGCAAGCTCCATGAAGGTGGGTCTGGACCAGGTTGCCGCCCATTACGCCATCAGTTCCCTGTTCAGCAGCTACCCCGATGAGGCCAGCCTCTTCTGCTACCGGGTCAGCCGCATGGACTGGAACTCCATCAGTTCAGGAAAATCCCGTTTGCTCGTCGGCAAGGCCCGCATTACTTCAGAAATCACCGAAGAAAGCGTCACAGTGAACTTTGCCGCTGTCCACTTCGGCGACCAAAACATGAATGCGGCCGTGGAACGCTCGGGGGCCACGCAGGACAAGCAGTGCGCCGAGTTTACGGAGAAGGCCCGCATCGCCATGACCAATGCTGACCTGCCGGAGGTGGTACGCCTGCTCGACCGCACCTTCCCCGGCCCGCTCTATTCCATCCAGTCCCTGTTTAAAGACGAGCAGCGCCGCATTCTGGACATCATTTTGCAGCCCGCCGTGGCCGGGGTGGAATCCAGCCTAATCGCAATTTATGAAGACCACTCCTCGCTGATGCACTTTCTCAGCAAGAATGGCTTCCCCAAGCCGCGCGCCCTGGAGCTGGCCGCTGACCACGCCGTGAATGCGGGGCTGCGCCGCGCCATTGAAAGTGATCCGGTGGATGCCTTCCAGGTACGTACATGGCTGGAGATTGCCGCCGCAGACCAGATCCAACTGGATGCCAGCCTTCTCCGCTACATTGTGGACCTGAAGATGAAGCGCATGATGGTCGCGCTCCAGGCAGCACCGCAAAACATGGAGTTTCTGGATGCTGCACTGCTGACAGCAAAGACGGTCAGCGAGATGCCCTTTGATCTCAATTTATGGCAAGCGCAAAACATTTGGTATGACGTGCTCCGTCTTACCGCTTCGCAGGAGATGCCGCCGGAGTGGAAAGAGAAATTCCGTGAGCTGGGCACCCAGATGAAACTCCGTGTAGACGATCTCGTGGTCGAAGAAGAAGCGGCCAACAACACGCACCAGCAGCGGGTGGAAAGCGCCGTCTCCTGAAAAAGCGGCCAACCAGGGCGCCTCGCGATACATTGGATCCATGCCGGAGAATCTGTATTTTGGCCCCGAGGCGCTGAAGTTCCTGCGCGCGCTCAAGCGCAATAACAACCGCGAATGGTTCCAGGCCCGCCGTGAAATCTATGAGCGCGAACTGAAGCGGCCTCTGCTGGCCATTGTTGCTGAAATCACCAAAGCAATGGACAGCTTTGCTCCAGACCATGTGCGTCCGCCGGAAAAATGCATCTTTCGCATTTATCGTGACACTCGCTTTTCGGCCGACAAAAGCCCCTACAAAACCCATGTGGCCGCATGGTGGGCACGTGCCGGCATGGAGAAGACTTCCGGGGCCGGATACTACTTCCATTTCTCTTCAACCGAGGTCATCATCGCCGCCGGAATCTATATGCCGCAGCGCGAACAGCTCCATGCGGTCCGTATGTATTTGCTGGACCACCATGAAGAGCTGCGCAAGATCCTGCAGGCCAGGAAATTGCGCAACGTGCTGGATCTGGACATGGAGGTGCGCTCGCTTTCGCGCCCGCCCAAGGGGTTCCCAGCAGACCACCCGGCCATAGACCTTATCAAGCAACAGCAGTGGGGCGTCTTTTCCCGCCTGCCTGCGGAAACCGCCCTGCAAAAAACCCTGGTCAGGGAGGTCCTTACCCGATTTCGCGCTGCCGCTCCATTGGTGGATTTCCTCAATCGCCCCTTCACTCGTAATGAAGAAAGGAAGCGGCAGTATATTTTCAAACTCGTGTAAACAGGACTAAACTGTCCTTCATCTTCTGCGCAGAATGCGCCTTGCACGGGCTGCCGGCAAGGCTTTGCCTGCCTTGGGTTGGGGCCTGCGAAGCGCACAAAAATCCACAAAAATGGCCATTTTTCGGGCAAAACCGGGAAAAACCCCGAAAAAACCTGTGGAAATACCGCTTTTGCCGTTGACAAAGCCTTTAAAAAGCCGCAAGGTAAACGGCGGAAGGTTTTTTTGAGACCCGCATGATTACTGGGTTTTCACGGAAAACCGAAGCTCAACGCATGACCAGCCGGAACAGGGTTCCAGGCCTTGGGAAAGCGGAAATCAGAACCAGGAGGATTCAACAATATGGCAACTGGAATGACCAAGACAGCCCTTGTCCGCCACATGGCGGAAAAGCTGGAACTCACCAACAAGCAGGCCGCTGCCTTTCTTGACCTGCTTGCGGAAACGGCAATCAAGGAGACCAAGAAGAACGGCCTCTTTGTGATTCCCGGACTTGGACGCCTCGTCAAGGCAGAGCGCAAAGCCCGCATCGGCCGCAATCCGCAGACCGGCGAGCAGATCAAGATCAAGGCCAAGACTGTGGTGAAGTTCCGCGTGGCCAAGGCCGCCAAGGACGCCATCGCGCCGCAGAAGAAGTAGTTTTCTTCGACAAAAAACAAGAGGAAATGGCCTGCCCATTTCCTCTTTGCTTTTTCTGGTCCGGTTTCTGGCCGGAAATCTTATTGACTGATTTTTCCTGGACCAGTCAGGCCCTCGGGCCAGGATGGATACCGCGCCTGGATCGGGGCAGCGGGGGCGCGTCACTGGGAAGCCATCCACTTTGAACTAACCAGTTCCGCAGCAGCAACGGCCAGGTGGAAAGCTCTGGAATATCTCCGCACAATCCGCAGCCGTGGTTGGCATAGTCGTACAGGTGCATTTCGACCGGAACATGCGCACGCTCAAGTGTGCGGTAGAAGTCCAGACTGTTCTCTACCGGGACCACCGGATCTTTGGTCGTAGCGAACAGAAACGTCGGCGGGGTTTGTGCATTCGCCGTCAACTGGTTGGAGAGTTTCTGCGCCAGAGCGGGATCGGGATCTTTTCCCAGAAGGTTGTGCAGCGAGCCCGCATGGCTCTCTGGCAATTCCATGCTGATGACCGGATAGGAGAGGATCATGAAGTCCGGCCGGGCCTCGGTCTGGTTCAGTGGATCGTTGTCCGGGGCCGGGGCAGCATCATTTCCATGCACGCCGAGCGTGGACGCCAGATGTCCGCCTGCCGATGAACCCCAGACGCCAACCCGCTGCGGATCAATGCCATATTCGCTGGCGTGCGCACGAATATAACGCATCGCCCGCATTCCATCCTGGATCTCGACGGGATAGGCATACGGGGCAACGCGGTAGTCCAGCACAAAGGCCGTCATTCCCTGGGCATTCAGCCACAGTGCAAACTGGAAGCCTTCATGGCCGATAGCAACGTGCTGATAGCCTCCGCCGGGAATGACCAGCACGGCCGCAGTCGTGGACTTTTTCTGTGGCACAAAGGGATAGAGGCGCGGTTTGTCCGCCTCGGATTGCCCCAGGGCACCGGGAACGCCCTCAGGCCACAGGAAAATGGGCTGCGGCAATTGCCGAACAATCTCTGACGCAGAAGGGGCCGGGACAGGTGTCTGCGGAAAAGAAGGCAGAGCCTCCAGCAGAGCGCCCAGGAAAACAGCCGGAAACAGCAAATGCATTTTCTTCATCGTCTGAAAGTATATCGGGAACAAAGTCACCGCCCGGCCCGCGGGGAAAAATCCGTCGCCCTGTACCCTGAAGGCGCCGCTCTGTAAAATGGCCTCAGCCACAATGAAGACAGTCGTTTTCAGGAATTTTGCTCTTTGCGCCCTGGTTGCAGTTTCTTCTGTGTTCCTGGCCGTTGCGCAGTCAGCGCCCGCCACAACGCAGACGCAGTCACCACAGCCTTCCACCGGCACGACACAGCCGCAGCCTTCTGCTCCCGGCGGCCAGCAGCCCCAGGACCAGGAATATACGATTACGACGTCTGCCAACGAAGTGAACCTGGTCTTTACCGTGACGGACAAGCACGGCCGATTTATTAAAGACCTGAAGCTGAGCGACTTTGCCCTGCTTGACGACCAGAAGGCCCCGGCGCAGGTCTTCAGTTTTACACAGCAGACCAACCTGCCTCTGCGCGTCGGCATTGTGATTGATACCAGTACCTCGATCCGCCAGCGCTTTCAGTTTGAGCAGCAATCGGCCAGCGAATTCCTGTTGCAGATCCTTCGTCCGAAGAGCGACAAAGCCTTTGTCATGGGCTTTGACGTGACCCCTGACTACAAGCAGGACTGGACCAATAATCTTGATCTGCTGAACACAGGCATCAATGCTCTGCGGCCGGGCGGAGGCACAGCATTGTTTGATGCCGTTTACAGCGCCTGCCGCGACAAGATGCTCGACGCGGCCCGCGAGCGTGAACCGGTGCGCCGTGCCATGGTCCTGGTTTCGGATGGCAACGACAATCAGAGCCATGCCTATCTGGATGATGCCATCAAGATGTGCCAGCGCGCCCAGACCATCGTATACACCATCAGTACCAATACCAGTCCCAGCCGCGACCGGGGCGATGACGTGCTGGAGAAAATTGCGCTGGCCACGGGGGGACGGGCTTTTTTCCCAAAACGCATGGAAGACATGTATTCCAACTTCCAGGACATTGAGGACGAGCTGCGCAGCCAGTATTCGCTGGTTTACAAACCTGCCGATTTTATTGCCAACGGTGCCTTCCGCACGATTTATCTCTTCTGTTTGGACCGGCGCTACACCGTCCGCGCCAGCAAGGGATACTTCGCAACAAAATAGTCGGCCGCGCCAGACTAAGGGACCGACGGCAGCGTCAAGCCCGGAGACGCCGGCGCGTCTGAGAACAAGGGTTGTTTGAGCAAGGTCAGGACATCGGCCGGCATGGGCTTATCGGCATTGGCCAGCAGAATCGTCACTTGCCACATCTGTGTCTCGTTCAGCACCTGATCAAATGCAGGCATTCCCGTAAGACGGATGCCGTTTTTCACCTTCCAGTAAGTTTCCCCCGGAGGATCGTCGCTCACTCCAACCACTCCGTTGCCATGCGGCGCCCACAATTGGGGAGCGCGAGGATACATGTGCGCAGCAAAATCGGAGGGGCGTCCATACAGGCCGTGGCAGGCGGCGCATTGCTGGCGGTAAATCTGTGCGCCAATCATCAGATTGGTTTCGCTGGGAGAAAGCGGCGCCCGTGCCGGCATCTCCCTGGCAATGCGTGCATGGAGGGGGCCACGCACAATCTGCCGCTCCAGCGGGAAGGGCGCATCAGCCACGGCAACCGGCGTATGGCCGCTGCGGAAATAAAAGAAAGCTGCCAGCGGGACCGCCGCCAGCCCGATGATAAGTCCCAGGATGAATCCTTTCATGCATTCCCTCGCTCCACCAGAAGAACAGGCGCAGGCCCAATACGCAAGAGACTTCCGATTTCAATTTTCCCGCAAACCCGTCTAAGGCAATAGAATAGAGAAAGCTTTTGGCCCAGAAAACCGGTCTGCTTCTCTGAGAAGACAGGGTGGCCCGATTTTTGTTTTCGCCGTCTGTGGAGGCATTTGAGGTTCATGTTTCGATCCGTCCGTTTTTTCCCTGCTCTGACTTTTGCATTGGTTTCCTTTGCAGTCTTTCCATCAAGCGCACAGCAGGCGCCGATCGTAGACCAGCAGCCGGCCACGCAGCAGCCTGCTCCGCAGCAGCAAAGCCAGCAGGAACGGGCTGAAGTGCTCCGTCAGGCACAGGAGCGCGTCCGCGCACGCCGCCACCTGCGCGACCAGCAGACCATCCGGGACACCTACAGCCACAAATATGAAGCCTATTTCGGAGGCGGTTATCTGCGCTTCCGGCCCGGCAATCTCCTGCAGCACATCAATGAGGCTGCATGGAACGTAGGCGTCACAGATTACGCTTATGGCAAGATCGGGATCACGGCCGACTTCCGCGGCTATTATGGGACAGCTTACACCGGACGCAATGCCTATGGCGTCTATGAGCCGAGCATCAGCCAGTACACGTTTATGGCCGGCCCCACGGTCCGCTTTTTTGAAGGCGTCCACTGGGGTTGGACGGCACATGTCCTTGCCGGTGTAGGCCATGGCAACTTCGGCACCGGAACCGGAGGACTGCCCCCTACACTGATTAATCTTTACCCCGACGGCAACTCTTTCAATCTGGCCGCCGGCGCTTCTGTAGATTACAACCTCAGCCCTGCCCTTGCCCTGCGCCTCACCCCCAGCTATCTGATGACCCGTTACGGCAGCTCTACCCAGAACAATCTGGGCTGGCAGGGAAGCGTGGTCTACCGCTGGGGCCGGCAGTAAACCGATACATTGTCAGACAAAGAAGCGCATGCAATTCACAAGCAGGCCCTTTAGCAATTCGCCTGGCGGGCATAGACTGTGGACACCGGGGCTGGAAGCCTGAGCGAATCAGCCAAATAACGGGAACCTGGCAATGTACCTGTTTAGCATGCGCGCTTTCCATGCAGAGCTCGACGCTCAAAGGCGTGCTCGCGGCCTGAGTTGGACACAACTCGCGGCGGAAATTAATCGGCCATTTGAATCCACACCATCAATTCCAATCAACCCGGCCACGCTGCGAGACATGCTAAAAAAGCGGTCCGTCACGAGCGCAGTGGTACTACAGGTCCTTCGGTGGCTGGGCCGCACACCGGAGAGTTTTCTTTCCGGCCCTGTGCGCACTGCCGGGCTCGATGAACAACTGCCTGAGGCGGGGCAAGATAGAATCCTTCGTCTGGATACGCGCGCAATCTATGATGCTCTTCAGCAGGAACGCCTCAGACGGGGCCTCACCTGGGAACAGATTGCAAATGAGCTGCCTGGCTTTACCCCGAGTATGCTCACCAACCTGGCAAGTGGACCGCTGATCGGATTTCCTAGAGTCATGACCCTGACGCAGTGGCTTGGCCGCCCGTTGGCCGCTTTCGTGAGGGCCAGGTCCCGATAATGCACTTGCTCCTGAGATTCTCCGGGACCCGGACTTGAAACAGACTCCCATCTTACAGTCTGCTCCCGGGCTGAACCTTAAAGCGCGCTTCCTCGTCAATTCGCCCACGAAACTCAGTTCGATCCCCCCAGCGACGGCCCGAGTTAAGGCCTTGGCTTGCCGCGGCCAAAAGGGCTGGGCATACGTTCGTGGAGGCCCATCCTCGTCTGGATTCGCATGCCCAAGAATGACACGCCCTTGGTCCTCTCAATCGCCGTCCCGTTTTTTTGCGGCTTGCAGCGGAGGGCGGGGTTCCGTCATGCGCACCGGGTCAAGGATCTCCGCAATCTCCTCCTCGCTGAGCAGTTTCTTCGCGCGCGCAAGTTCAATAATCGACTTCCCCGTAGCGATGGATTCCTTCACAATCTCTGCCGCCTTCGCATATCCGATGTAAGGATTGAGCGCTGTTGCCAGCGAGACCGTACTCTGCGCATAGAAGTTGCAGCGGTCCACATTCGCTGTAATTCCGGCCACACATCGCTCATTGAACTGGCGCAGCATGTTCGCCAGGATCGTCGTGCTTTGCAGAACGTTGTAGGCCATCGTCGGCATCATCACGTTCAGCTCAAGCTGTCCGGCCTGGACGGCATAGGCAACGGCCGTATCGTTACCGATGACCTGAAAGCTGACCATCGCAGCCAGTTCCGGCATGACGGGGTTGATCTTGCCTGGCATTATGGAGGAGCCCGGCTGCAGACCGGGCAGATGGATTTCGTTCAATCCTGTATTTGGCCCCGAAGACATCAGCCGCAAATCATTTGCGATGCGGATGACCTCCAATGCAATGCTGCGCAGCGCAGCACTTACCTCTCCCATGCAGGCATTGGACTGCATCGCCCAGCGCATGTCCGCAGCAGGGACCAGCCGCTGCCCGGAGATGCGCGAGAGGTTTGCAACAGCCTTGGTCCGATACTCCGGGTGCGTATTCACGCCGGTGCCGACGGCGCTGCCGCCCAGGCCGAGCTCGCGCAATCCATCCGCGGCGCGGGCAAGGGTCCCTCGGCCTTTCGCGATGGCAACTGCATATGCCGCAAACTCCTGTCCCAGACGGATGGGCACTGCATCCTGCATATGCGTGCGGCCCGACTTCATCACGCCATCAAATTCCCTGCCCTTGGCTGCAAAGGATGCCGCCAGCTGATCAAGCACTGGATACAGCGTTTCCAGATTCAAAAGCGTTGCCAGCCGCATTCCGGTGGGAAAGACATCATTGGTGGATTGGCCATAGTTCACATGGTCATTGGGATGTACCCATGCATATTCCCCGAGTCTGCCGCCCAGCAGTTCATTGGCGCGGTTGGCGATGACCTCATTCACGTTCATATGGAAGCTGACGCCTGCGCCTGCCTGAAAAACATCGACAACGAATTGATCGTTCCACTTGCCGTCGATGACTTCCTGCGCCGCCTGAATCACAGCGTCGGCGCGCTTTGCATCCAAAAGGCCCAGCTCTTGATTGGCTTCAGCAGTGGCCCGCTTGATCATGCCAAAGGCACGGATGAGCAGCGGATGCGCCCGCATTCCGGAGATGGGGTAGTTCTCAACCGCACGCGCCGTCTGCGCACCATAGTAGGCGCGCCGAGGGACCGTGACCCATCCAAGAGAATCTTTTTCCTGGCGTGTTTCCAGCATCGCAGATCATTAGATGCCCGCAGACAGGTTCACGCAAGAATCGGCACGCCGGCAAGCTGCGATTGGATCTTTGCTCGCCATTGCTTCGGTCCGGTTTCGTGGACCGATGTGCCTCTGGAGTCCACCGCGACGGTCACCGGCATGTCTTTGACCTCGAACTCATAGATCGCCTCCATGCCGAGGTCCTCAAAAGCCAACACACGCGATGCCTGAATGGCCTTCGATACAAGATAGGCCGCTCCGCCCACCGCCATCAGGTAGACAGCGCGATGGTCCCGGATGGCCTCCACAGCAGCCGGACCGCGTTCGGCCTTGCCGACCATACCGAGAAGTCCGGTCTGCTCCAGCATCTGACGCGTGAACTTGTCCATACGCGTGGCCGTCGTAGGACCGGCCGGCCCCACGACCTCGTCCCGTACCGGGTCTACTGGTCCAACGTAATAGATGAAGCGGTTGGTAAAATCTACGGGAAGCTTTTCGCCGCGGTTGAGCATGTCCGTCATCCGCTTGTGCGCCGCATCACGCCCGGTCAGCAGTTTTCCGTTCAGCAACAGGACTTCGCCCGGCTTCCAGGAAGCCACCTCTTCTCGCGTGACCGTATCGAGATTCACCCGCCGCGCGGAAGAAGCATCGTAGGTGAGCTTGGGCCAGTCCTCAAGCGAAGGCGGCTTGAGGGCCACCGGTCCTGATCCGTCCAGCACAAAGTGCGCATGGCGTGTGGCCGCGCAGTTGGGAATCATGGCCACGGGCAGGTTCGCAGCGTGTGTGGGATAGTCCCGGATCTTTACATCGAGCACGGTCGTCAGCCCGCCCAGGCCCTGCGCACCAATGCCCAGTTCGTTCACTTTCTGGTAAAG from Pseudacidobacterium ailaaui includes these protein-coding regions:
- a CDS encoding alpha/beta hydrolase — protein: MHLLFPAVFLGALLEALPSFPQTPVPAPSASEIVRQLPQPIFLWPEGVPGALGQSEADKPRLYPFVPQKKSTTAAVLVIPGGGYQHVAIGHEGFQFALWLNAQGMTAFVLDYRVAPYAYPVEIQDGMRAMRYIRAHASEYGIDPQRVGVWGSSAGGHLASTLGVHGNDAAPAPDNDPLNQTEARPDFMILSYPVISMELPESHAGSLHNLLGKDPDPALAQKLSNQLTANAQTPPTFLFATTKDPVVPVENSLDFYRTLERAHVPVEMHLYDYANHGCGLCGDIPELSTWPLLLRNWLVQSGWLPSDAPPLPRSRRGIHPGPRA
- a CDS encoding VWA domain-containing protein translates to MKTVVFRNFALCALVAVSSVFLAVAQSAPATTQTQSPQPSTGTTQPQPSAPGGQQPQDQEYTITTSANEVNLVFTVTDKHGRFIKDLKLSDFALLDDQKAPAQVFSFTQQTNLPLRVGIVIDTSTSIRQRFQFEQQSASEFLLQILRPKSDKAFVMGFDVTPDYKQDWTNNLDLLNTGINALRPGGGTALFDAVYSACRDKMLDAAREREPVRRAMVLVSDGNDNQSHAYLDDAIKMCQRAQTIVYTISTNTSPSRDRGDDVLEKIALATGGRAFFPKRMEDMYSNFQDIEDELRSQYSLVYKPADFIANGAFRTIYLFCLDRRYTVRASKGYFATK
- a CDS encoding c-type cytochrome, with protein sequence MKGFILGLIIGLAAVPLAAFFYFRSGHTPVAVADAPFPLERQIVRGPLHARIAREMPARAPLSPSETNLMIGAQIYRQQCAACHGLYGRPSDFAAHMYPRAPQLWAPHGNGVVGVSDDPPGETYWKVKNGIRLTGMPAFDQVLNETQMWQVTILLANADKPMPADVLTLLKQPLFSDAPASPGLTLPSVP
- a CDS encoding outer membrane protein; translated protein: MFRSVRFFPALTFALVSFAVFPSSAQQAPIVDQQPATQQPAPQQQSQQERAEVLRQAQERVRARRHLRDQQTIRDTYSHKYEAYFGGGYLRFRPGNLLQHINEAAWNVGVTDYAYGKIGITADFRGYYGTAYTGRNAYGVYEPSISQYTFMAGPTVRFFEGVHWGWTAHVLAGVGHGNFGTGTGGLPPTLINLYPDGNSFNLAAGASVDYNLSPALALRLTPSYLMTRYGSSTQNNLGWQGSVVYRWGRQ
- a CDS encoding aspartate ammonia-lyase codes for the protein MLETRQEKDSLGWVTVPRRAYYGAQTARAVENYPISGMRAHPLLIRAFGMIKRATAEANQELGLLDAKRADAVIQAAQEVIDGKWNDQFVVDVFQAGAGVSFHMNVNEVIANRANELLGGRLGEYAWVHPNDHVNYGQSTNDVFPTGMRLATLLNLETLYPVLDQLAASFAAKGREFDGVMKSGRTHMQDAVPIRLGQEFAAYAVAIAKGRGTLARAADGLRELGLGGSAVGTGVNTHPEYRTKAVANLSRISGQRLVPAADMRWAMQSNACMGEVSAALRSIALEVIRIANDLRLMSSGPNTGLNEIHLPGLQPGSSIMPGKINPVMPELAAMVSFQVIGNDTAVAYAVQAGQLELNVMMPTMAYNVLQSTTILANMLRQFNERCVAGITANVDRCNFYAQSTVSLATALNPYIGYAKAAEIVKESIATGKSIIELARAKKLLSEEEIAEILDPVRMTEPRPPLQAAKKRDGD
- a CDS encoding fumarate hydratase, yielding MATIKQEDLIQSVADALQYISYYHPVDYIKNLAQAYEREQSPAAKDAMAQILINSRMCAEGHRPICQDTGIVTVFLKIGMDVRWDATLTIQEMVDEGVRRAYLHPDNVLRASILADPAGARKNTRDNTPAVVNIEMVKGGQVEVIVAAKGGGSEAKSKFVMLNPSDSIVDWVLKTVPTMGAGWCPPGILGIGIGGTAEKAMVLAKESLMDPIDIQDLMARGPRNRIEELRLELYQKVNELGIGAQGLGGLTTVLDVKIRDYPTHAANLPVAMIPNCAATRHAHFVLDGSGPVALKPPSLEDWPKLTYDASSARRVNLDTVTREEVASWKPGEVLLLNGKLLTGRDAAHKRMTDMLNRGEKLPVDFTNRFIYYVGPVDPVRDEVVGPAGPTTATRMDKFTRQMLEQTGLLGMVGKAERGPAAVEAIRDHRAVYLMAVGGAAYLVSKAIQASRVLAFEDLGMEAIYEFEVKDMPVTVAVDSRGTSVHETGPKQWRAKIQSQLAGVPILA